The Brevibacillus brevis genome contains a region encoding:
- a CDS encoding solute carrier family 23 protein — MSQKNYIDVDETPHISRLLPLSIQHLFAMFGSTVLVPILTGLDVATALLASGIGTLLFLWITKGKLPNYLGSSFAFIGPIIVVSQSHGVGTALLGCFLSGIVYIIVAGIVKKAGVKWLDRVLPPVVIASVIVVIGLSLAGVAVDMATKVTVDGQSQMSLTSIEISLVTVVVTVLAAVMLRGFLGLIPILIGMVSGYVYTLLRHPDLIHFQTVKDAPWVVGFGEMFTSHFKFAEVTSAMANPSAWIAALVIAPVAFVTLAEHLGHLLVTSKVMDRDLMKDPGLHRSLLGDGVATSLAAIMGGPPATTYGENIGVLAITKVYSRVVIGLAAVLAIMFAFAGKVSAFLMTIPTPVLGGVSIILFGIIAAQGLRMYVEHKVNFADKRNMILAAVILVTGIGGYKISFAGTGIAFLNDLTIDNIALSTFLGIILHLILPGKESAMGEAHREEQKKIA, encoded by the coding sequence ATGAGCCAAAAAAATTACATCGATGTAGACGAAACACCACATATTTCGCGATTGCTGCCACTTAGTATTCAACACTTGTTTGCGATGTTCGGCTCGACTGTACTCGTACCGATCTTGACGGGTCTGGATGTTGCAACTGCTCTCTTGGCGAGTGGGATCGGGACACTGCTGTTCCTGTGGATCACAAAAGGAAAGCTTCCGAACTATCTCGGTTCTTCCTTCGCCTTCATCGGTCCGATTATCGTCGTGAGCCAATCGCATGGCGTAGGGACGGCACTCTTGGGCTGCTTCCTCTCCGGGATTGTGTACATCATCGTCGCCGGGATTGTGAAGAAGGCAGGAGTCAAATGGCTCGATCGGGTACTGCCACCAGTTGTCATCGCATCCGTCATCGTTGTGATCGGTCTGAGCCTGGCTGGCGTAGCAGTAGACATGGCAACGAAAGTCACCGTAGACGGTCAATCGCAAATGTCACTGACTTCGATTGAAATCTCGCTCGTTACTGTAGTCGTAACAGTGCTAGCTGCGGTCATGCTGCGCGGTTTCCTTGGTCTTATCCCAATCTTGATCGGAATGGTTTCAGGTTATGTATACACGCTGCTGCGTCACCCTGATCTGATTCATTTCCAAACGGTCAAAGATGCTCCTTGGGTTGTTGGATTCGGTGAAATGTTCACCTCCCACTTCAAATTCGCAGAGGTAACGAGTGCAATGGCGAATCCGAGCGCATGGATCGCTGCCCTGGTTATCGCACCAGTCGCTTTCGTCACACTGGCGGAGCATCTGGGTCACTTGCTGGTAACGAGTAAGGTTATGGATCGTGATTTGATGAAAGACCCTGGACTGCACCGCAGCTTGCTTGGGGACGGGGTTGCAACGTCACTCGCTGCGATTATGGGCGGTCCACCTGCAACAACGTACGGGGAGAACATCGGAGTTCTGGCGATTACAAAGGTATACAGCCGCGTCGTCATCGGTTTGGCTGCTGTACTCGCGATTATGTTCGCCTTCGCTGGTAAGGTCAGTGCCTTCTTGATGACGATCCCAACGCCGGTACTTGGCGGTGTCTCCATCATCCTGTTCGGTATCATCGCGGCACAAGGCTTGCGGATGTACGTCGAGCACAAAGTGAATTTTGCAGACAAGCGCAACATGATTCTCGCAGCGGTCATCCTCGTGACGGGAATCGGCGGATACAAAATCAGCTTTGCAGGTACAGGTATCGCTTTCCTGAACGATCTGACCATCGATAATATCGCACTCTCTACTTTCCTGGGAATTATTCTGCACCTGATCCTTCCGGGAAAAGAGTCCGCGATGGGCGAAGCGCACCGCGAAGAACAAAAAAAAATAGCCTAA
- a CDS encoding aspartate carbamoyltransferase catalytic subunit: protein MKNVAHLIGLKDLSKEQIIQLLERAEYWAARPTEQADILRGRFVANLFFEASTRTRFSFEVAQKRLGAHVLNFIPETSSTVKGETVYDTIRTLEAMGVEAAVIRTKKEGLLQELAESVDLKLINAGDGTNEHPTQCLLDLLTMKRKFGKLSGLTVAIIGDLRHSRVLGSHLHALPKLGVNLLLSGPATMMPAHIPQGVKIVEMEEAVQTADVVMMLRVQLERHAESLYLSKEEYHKAHGLTLERAKMMKSGAVIMHPAPVNRGVEIHTDLVECETSLIQPQVTNGVAARMAVLETLLKGSEMTWESSLATATY, encoded by the coding sequence ATGAAAAATGTAGCGCACCTGATTGGCCTCAAAGACTTATCGAAAGAACAAATCATCCAGCTCCTCGAGCGAGCAGAGTATTGGGCTGCCAGACCAACTGAGCAAGCGGATATCCTGCGCGGACGTTTTGTCGCGAATCTGTTCTTCGAGGCCAGCACCAGAACCCGCTTTTCTTTCGAAGTAGCACAAAAGCGACTGGGCGCGCATGTTTTGAACTTCATTCCGGAAACCTCCTCTACCGTAAAAGGCGAGACGGTCTATGACACGATCCGCACCTTGGAAGCAATGGGCGTGGAAGCAGCCGTTATCCGCACCAAGAAGGAAGGCCTGCTGCAAGAGTTGGCAGAAAGCGTAGACCTGAAGCTGATCAACGCGGGAGATGGAACGAATGAGCACCCGACCCAATGCCTGCTGGATCTGTTGACCATGAAAAGGAAGTTTGGCAAGCTCTCTGGTCTCACGGTAGCGATCATTGGAGACTTGCGCCACAGCCGCGTACTCGGTTCTCATCTGCATGCGCTGCCGAAGCTCGGTGTGAATCTGCTGCTCTCAGGTCCTGCTACAATGATGCCGGCACATATCCCGCAAGGTGTCAAAATCGTGGAAATGGAAGAAGCGGTTCAAACCGCAGATGTGGTCATGATGCTGCGTGTTCAGCTGGAGCGCCATGCGGAATCCCTCTATCTATCGAAGGAAGAGTACCACAAGGCACACGGGCTCACTTTGGAAAGAGCCAAAATGATGAAGTCCGGCGCAGTCATCATGCATCCAGCTCCCGTCAATCGCGGGGTTGAGATTCATACCGATTTGGTAGAATGCGAAACGTCCTTGATTCAACCCCAAGTGACCAACGGAGTCGCAGCAAGAATGGCAGTTCTAGAAACTCTTTTGAAAGGGAGCGAAATGACATGGGAATCATCCTTGGCAACGGCAACGTACTAA